The Methanohalophilus levihalophilus genome has a segment encoding these proteins:
- the ribH gene encoding 6,7-dimethyl-8-ribityllumazine synthase, translating into MTMKLGFVVAEFNRDLTYQMELLGKEHATFLGAEVVDTILVPGVYDMPLAIKKLCSRDDIDAVVTIGAVIEGATKHDEIVVQHAARKITDLSLEFDKPVTLGIAGPGMTRMEAHQRVDYAKRAVEAAVKLLTRL; encoded by the coding sequence ATGACTATGAAGCTGGGATTTGTTGTAGCAGAATTTAACAGGGATCTGACTTACCAGATGGAACTCCTCGGAAAGGAGCATGCAACTTTCCTTGGTGCAGAAGTTGTAGATACAATTCTTGTTCCGGGTGTCTATGATATGCCTCTTGCAATCAAGAAACTTTGCAGTCGGGATGATATAGATGCTGTAGTAACAATCGGTGCTGTCATCGAAGGTGCAACCAAGCATGATGAGATTGTAGTCCAGCATGCAGCACGTAAAATAACTGATCTTTCCCTCGAATTCGATAAGCCTGTAACTCTTGGTATTGCCGGTCCGGGTATGACCCGCATGGAAGCACACCAGCGTGTGGACTATGCAAAAAGGGCCGTTGAAGCTGCAGTTAAACTTCTTACCCGCCTTTAA
- the ribC gene encoding riboflavin synthase: MKSVGIVDTTFSRFNMGAAAVDELQQHASVRIVRVTVPGIKDLPVASKKLIEEENCDIVMALGMPGGKAQDKVCAHEASTGLIQVQLMTNTHIIEVFVHEDEAKDENELVFLMDMRTREHAVNVIKMLFKPQQLIKEAGTGQRQGFRDAGPARL, from the coding sequence ATGAAATCCGTAGGAATTGTTGACACGACGTTTTCACGCTTTAATATGGGTGCTGCTGCTGTGGATGAGCTACAGCAGCATGCATCAGTGCGAATAGTCCGTGTCACGGTTCCCGGTATCAAGGATTTGCCAGTGGCTTCTAAAAAGCTAATCGAAGAAGAGAATTGTGACATTGTGATGGCTCTCGGGATGCCCGGAGGAAAAGCACAGGACAAAGTGTGTGCACATGAAGCTTCCACCGGCCTTATTCAGGTTCAGCTCATGACAAATACACATATTATCGAGGTATTTGTGCATGAGGACGAGGCAAAGGATGAAAATGAACTTGTTTTTCTTATGGATATGCGAACCCGTGAGCATGCGGTAAATGTCATCAAAATGTTGTTTAAGCCTCAGCAACTTATCAAAGAAGCAGGAACAGGCCAAAGACAAGGGTTCAGGGATGCAGGTCCTGCACGCCTCTGA
- a CDS encoding pyridoxal-phosphate-dependent aminotransferase family protein codes for MDLEDTLLMMPGPVTVVPRVLRAMSKPMINHRGDAFSEMYDDCRNILADVFQTKNDIFVISGSGTAAMEAAVGCIAGPSDRIISLENGKFGERLKDLAGMYGDVVPLEYEWGHSFDLDELEKALQEGAKAVTMVHNETSSGILNPAKEIGALARKYGALFIMDGVTSIGGDDVRVDEWGADIAIVGSQKCVAAPPGLSMISVSERAFEAMDKESLPYYLDLKAYRKSANKDKTQTPYTPAIPLFYGLQEALHIVAEEGMEARIKRHATGAAAVRAAMDVMGIEMFPQLDEHSNYSNTVSAMKAPEGLDGNAIKKAMLKSGIMIAGGQAHLSGKIFRIGSMGNVTYGDMMRTIQQAALIFKKEGLINSVGPAIEAAADVIDKA; via the coding sequence ATGGATCTTGAAGACACACTATTAATGATGCCGGGACCTGTTACTGTTGTCCCGCGAGTTTTAAGGGCAATGTCAAAACCCATGATTAATCATAGGGGCGATGCTTTTTCAGAAATGTATGACGATTGCCGCAACATTCTTGCAGATGTATTCCAGACCAAGAATGATATTTTTGTGATAAGCGGCTCAGGAACTGCCGCAATGGAAGCAGCTGTAGGCTGTATTGCCGGTCCTTCTGATCGCATTATTTCTCTTGAAAACGGTAAATTCGGTGAACGTCTCAAAGACCTTGCCGGAATGTATGGTGATGTTGTACCCCTTGAATACGAATGGGGTCACTCCTTTGATCTTGATGAGCTGGAAAAAGCCCTTCAGGAAGGAGCAAAAGCTGTCACAATGGTTCACAATGAAACCTCTTCAGGTATTCTCAATCCTGCAAAGGAAATCGGTGCACTTGCCAGGAAATATGGTGCTCTTTTCATTATGGACGGTGTTACTTCCATTGGCGGTGACGATGTCCGCGTAGACGAATGGGGTGCAGATATTGCAATTGTCGGTTCCCAGAAATGTGTCGCAGCACCACCGGGTCTGTCAATGATTTCCGTAAGTGAACGTGCATTCGAGGCAATGGACAAGGAAAGCCTTCCTTACTACCTTGATCTTAAAGCATATCGCAAGAGTGCAAACAAGGATAAAACACAGACTCCTTACACACCTGCAATTCCACTTTTCTATGGGTTACAGGAGGCTCTCCACATAGTTGCTGAAGAAGGAATGGAAGCACGAATCAAACGTCATGCAACGGGCGCTGCAGCAGTCAGGGCCGCAATGGATGTCATGGGTATTGAGATGTTCCCACAACTCGATGAACACAGCAACTACTCAAATACTGTTTCTGCCATGAAAGCACCTGAGGGTCTTGATGGTAATGCGATTAAGAAAGCTATGCTTAAGAGCGGTATTATGATCGCAGGCGGGCAGGCACATCTCAGTGGTAAGATATTCAGGATAGGCAGTATGGGCAATGTTACCTATGGTGACATGATGAGAACCATACAGCAAGCTGCTCTTATATTCAAGAAAGAAGGTCTTATCAACTCCGTTGGCCCGGCAATTGAAGCTGCTGCCGATGTTATAGACAAAGCTTGA